Proteins encoded together in one Telopea speciosissima isolate NSW1024214 ecotype Mountain lineage chromosome 4, Tspe_v1, whole genome shotgun sequence window:
- the LOC122658223 gene encoding uncharacterized protein LOC122658223 — MGSCFSSDTTDGSFSPSTADVISVNGNLREYPTPITVSQVLEIETSPCFLCNSDGLSYDDYIPALDSSEELQPGQIYFVLHTSRLKYRLTAPDMAALAVKATTALAQSSRKKGRRNKKGRISPVSEVKKMRVGNDGYEYGNGVKSTSGDDMSKISVLRSGSIKKLQRNTSKQAKFAIRSFRLRLSTIYEGLVED; from the coding sequence ATGGGTTCGTGCTTCTCTTCAGATACCACCGATggttccttctctccctccacGGCCGATGTCATCTCTGTGAATGGCAATCTCCGCGAATACCCCACACCCATCACAGTATCGCAGGTCCTCGAAATCGAAACCTCGCCCTGCTTCCTCTGCAACTCCGATGGTCTCTCTTACGACGATTACATTCCTGCCCTCGATTCCTCTGAAGAACTACAACCCGGTCAGATCTACTTTGTCCTTCACACCAGTCGCTTAAAGTATCGCCTCACTGCTCCCGATATGGCCGCCCTGGCCGTCAAGGCCACCACCGCCCTTGCACAAAGTTCCAGGAAGAAGGGCCGACGGAACAAGAAGGGACGGATATCTCCTGTTTCGGAAGTGAAAAAAATGAGGGTTGGGAATGATGGGTATGAGTATGGGAACGGGGTTAAGAGTACTTCCGGTGATGATATGTCCAAAATCAGTGTTCTGAGATCTGGGTCCATTAAGAAATTACAGAGAAATACTTCCAAACAAGCCAAGTTTGCCATTCGATCGTTTCGATTGAGATTGAGCACCATTTACGAAGGTTTAGTGGAGGACTGA